In Ensifer sp. PDNC004, the sequence TTCCCGAAGGTACCGCTGGTTTCAAGGGCGGGATCAACGAGGAGATCGAGGTCACGCTCGACGCGGAAGGGTTTTACGGGATCAAGTGTTCGCCCCATTTTGCGATGGGAATGGTTATGGTGATCCGCGTCGGCGATGCGAAGGTCGACGCAGGATTTGCGGCGGCCAAGGTTCCGGCGCGGGCGCGCAAGCGGTTTGACGAGATCCTTGCCAGGAACGGTTTCGGAAAGTGACGAACGACACCGAAGAAAGGGCAGGGCGCGCGAATTTTCATCTGAAGGAAGCGATCCGCAGCTACTGGTCGGAGCGCGCGAGAACCTTCGATCTCGCTTTCGGCCACGGTATCCTGTCCGCAGCCGAGTTTTCCGCCTGGCAGGAACCGATCCGCACCACCCTTGGCGTGAAGCCGCTGCGCGTGCTCGAACTCGCCTGCGGCACGGGCGAGGTCACAAGGCTCATCCACGATCTCGGTCACGACGTCACGGCGCTGGACTTCTCCGAAGCGATGCTTTCCGTCGCCAAGGCGAAACACGCCGGCAAACCGCGGCTGCGCTTCATCCTTGCCGATGCCGAAAACACCATGGAGCCGGACGCCGCCTATGACGCGATCGTTTGTCGCCACCTCGTCTGGACGCTTACCGAGCCCGAGGCGACCTTTCGCGAGTGGCATCGGCTGCTGCGACCGGGTGGGAAGCTGGTGATCTATGACGGGAACTGGGCGCAGCCTTCTCCGATCGGGCGTCTCGCCGAACGCCTGGTGGCCTTGATCGACAGGTTTTCCGGGCCTGATCCCTATTACGACGGGTCGTTGAGCCAACGCCATGCGGAGATTATGCGTGCCCTGCCTTTCGGTCGCGGACTGCGGTTCGAGCAGCTTTCCGGTCTGTTGGAGGAGGCGGGCTTCAAAGGAATCGAGAAAATGTCCCATGCGCCGGTCGCTCGTGCCCAGCGCAAGTCGGCCAACCTGCGAAACTGCCTCCGCACCTTCGTCTACAGGCGCTTCATCCTGACCGCACATTCGTCAGCCGCGCGCTAGACCCCAGCGCCCCGAACCGCGAGGCGCCGGTTTAATCGGTGACGCCGCACCAACCCGGCAGGAAGCTGGCGGACTTGCCGTGGGCAAGATCGAGCGCGTCGTGCACGGCCTTGTCGATATCATTGGCGATGCGTTTTGCATCGATGCGCGAGCGCAGGAAGTTTGCCCACATGAACTCGCTGTAGGGCGTTGCGTCCTTGGCGTAACCGCCGGCGCGGCGGAGCGCGCCCGCAAGCGACCGGTAGGGATCGTCGGCGAGGCCGGCGATCGTGCGCGGCAGGTCCTGGTGCGATCGCCGCAGGCCCTGTGCGTCGAACGGATACATCCAGTGGCGGTGGTCCATGACCGACCAGAACTCGTCCTTTGACAGGTGGCTGAGATCGAACACGATGCTGGTCAGCACATGCGCGACGCCTTCCTCGTGCAGGGCGCGCACGAGATGATGATGGTCGACCAGATACGGTCGCTCCTTCGGGCCGAGCACGACCGGCACCATATGATGTCCCAGGAATTCCGCGCCATGCCGCTTGGCAGTCTTGCGCCATTCGCGTCGTTTTTCGGTGACTTCGAGGAAGCCGACGGTGATCTGGGTCGGGCGAAGTTCGGCGATGTCGATCGGTTGCAGTTGCGGCTCATAGTTTGGGGTCATCGAACGGCTCCGGGCAGGGACGCGGTCGTTTCGGGTTGGGAGGCGGCAGCTACGGCATCATCGACGCTGTAGCTGAGATAGGTGAGAAGCGGGGGAGCGGCCAGGGCGATCATGTCGCGGACCCGGTCATGCACCCGTGCATAATAGAGGTGCTTGCCCTGGGCGCGCACAAGCGTGTCGAATTCGATCAGCGCATCGAGCGCGGTGCTGTCGAGGTCGAAGCTTTCCTCAAGGCTGAGGATGACGGCGCGTGCTGTCTGGTCGTGGCCGATCCGTGCGGCCGTCTCGGTCAAGATGGCATCCGCATTGGCAAAGAACAGCGGTTGCGCCGGACGCCAGATGGCGATGCCCGGCATCGTTTGCGCGTCCGCGTGGCGGGCGACGTCGACGAAGTCATGGCCCTGTCCCAGGCGACCAAGGGAGGCGACATAGGGCGTGGCCAGCCTGTGCAGCAAGACGGCGAGCGAAAGTGCGACAGCTATGGTGATACCGTTGACGACGCCGAAGGCTATAACCCCGACTGCCGCCGCCAAGGCGATGACAACGTCGTGTTTCAGTTTCCACAGCCGCAAAAGCGGCCGAGGATCGAGCGCATGCGCCAGGGCGGCAATGACGACAGCAGAAAGGACCGGCTCGGGAAGGCTCTGAAGCAGATCGGCGCCAAGGACGACGAGCAGCGCAAGGCCGACCGCGGCGACGAGCGCCGTCATTCGGGTTTGTGCACCAGCAGCTTCGGCCGCGGAGCCCGCCGAGAAACCGGCGCCGACGGGCATGCCCTGCGCGATAGCACAGGCGACATTGGCAGCGCCGAGCGCCAGCAGTTCTCGATTGGCGGTGACGCTTTCGCCGTGACGCAATGAAAGCGACCGGATCGTGCCCCAGGATTCGGCA encodes:
- a CDS encoding pseudoazurin, with protein sequence MRALFLGLSLFLTAFQFAQAEMHEVKMLNRNASGPMVYEPDFLQVAPGDTVKFIAATSGHNAATVDGMVPEGTAGFKGGINEEIEVTLDAEGFYGIKCSPHFAMGMVMVIRVGDAKVDAGFAAAKVPARARKRFDEILARNGFGK
- a CDS encoding class I SAM-dependent methyltransferase, which encodes MTNDTEERAGRANFHLKEAIRSYWSERARTFDLAFGHGILSAAEFSAWQEPIRTTLGVKPLRVLELACGTGEVTRLIHDLGHDVTALDFSEAMLSVAKAKHAGKPRLRFILADAENTMEPDAAYDAIVCRHLVWTLTEPEATFREWHRLLRPGGKLVIYDGNWAQPSPIGRLAERLVALIDRFSGPDPYYDGSLSQRHAEIMRALPFGRGLRFEQLSGLLEEAGFKGIEKMSHAPVARAQRKSANLRNCLRTFVYRRFILTAHSSAAR
- a CDS encoding ParB-like protein, which codes for MTPNYEPQLQPIDIAELRPTQITVGFLEVTEKRREWRKTAKRHGAEFLGHHMVPVVLGPKERPYLVDHHHLVRALHEEGVAHVLTSIVFDLSHLSKDEFWSVMDHRHWMYPFDAQGLRRSHQDLPRTIAGLADDPYRSLAGALRRAGGYAKDATPYSEFMWANFLRSRIDAKRIANDIDKAVHDALDLAHGKSASFLPGWCGVTD
- a CDS encoding SulP family inorganic anion transporter, which codes for MLPEAVAYAGIAGLPPQHAVVAAIVGCLTYSILGRSRFAIVSPTSSSAAILAATIAALPGSTADKMALATVMVALTGLLFVAASLLRLGNLASFISRPVLRGFAFGLAVTIIVRQLPTVTGVEVPATDIIHQIAGLFAALPRWNMVSIAVGVAALAALLLLRRAPFLPGAFLVLCAGILASRLLDLAGHGVAVVGPLSISMTLPSLSLVEWSQIRQLVPYTLPLVLILFAESWGTIRSLSLRHGESVTANRELLALGAANVACAIAQGMPVGAGFSAGSAAEAAGAQTRMTALVAAVGLALLVVLGADLLQSLPEPVLSAVVIAALAHALDPRPLLRLWKLKHDVVIALAAAVGVIAFGVVNGITIAVALSLAVLLHRLATPYVASLGRLGQGHDFVDVARHADAQTMPGIAIWRPAQPLFFANADAILTETAARIGHDQTARAVILSLEESFDLDSTALDALIEFDTLVRAQGKHLYYARVHDRVRDMIALAAPPLLTYLSYSVDDAVAAASQPETTASLPGAVR